One part of the Syntrophales bacterium genome encodes these proteins:
- the clpA gene encoding ATP-dependent Clp protease ATP-binding subunit ClpA, translating to MKISESLNRIIMAAYAEANVRRHDFITPEHLLYASLFFDEGKEIIAGCGGDPSRLRKLIEKHLEETGSVTGAMNRAAQSVGFQNVLERAAWHTTSAQKEMLDLGDVLVSILEERESHASYFLQREGISRLSILEYISHGIASPAGAEETRRGGAGSQPGENAQEDREKQNKFLRSFTTELVAKARAGEMDPLVGREEVLQRTIQVLCRRFKNNPVHVGEPGVGKTAITEGLAQLVASGMVPQKLKNVEIYSLDMGSVLAGTRFRGDFEERLKRILAELQKKENAVLFIDEIHNIIGAGAVSSGSLDASNILKPALVSGKLRCIGSTTYDEYRKYFEKDGALSRRFQKVEVPEPSVEETVRILEGIRQRYETYHQVSYTEDALRMAAELSGRYISDRRLPDKAIDVIDEAGALISMNFQEAEKAAEAAAIGVEEIEKVVARIARIPERTVSSTEVEKLRDLEGELKARVFGQDEAVTRVVESIKRARAGFREPDKPVASLLFVGPTGVGKTELARQLASILGLPLLRFDMGEYQEKHAVAKFVGAPPGYVGYEEGGLLTESIRKNPHAVLLLDEIEKAHEDVFNSLLSIMDYATLTDNNGKKADFRNVVLLMTSNAGAREIGRQTIGFEGQPIQRNAVYKALERTFSPEFRNRLDAVVNFNALNDEIVLRIVKKAIAEFSGQLVAKKVLFTVSDECYAWLARRGYSAEFGAREIARLVQEKIKGFFVEEVLFGSLREGGEAVATIEKDDVVIRVTHAGISPDR from the coding sequence ATGAAAATAAGTGAAAGCCTCAACCGGATAATCATGGCCGCCTACGCCGAGGCGAATGTCCGAAGGCATGATTTCATAACGCCGGAGCACCTTCTTTACGCCTCTCTTTTTTTTGACGAGGGCAAAGAGATCATCGCCGGCTGCGGCGGGGATCCATCCCGCCTGCGCAAGCTGATCGAAAAGCACCTCGAAGAGACCGGTTCCGTGACAGGGGCGATGAACCGGGCGGCCCAGTCCGTCGGGTTTCAGAACGTCCTGGAGCGGGCCGCCTGGCATACCACATCCGCGCAGAAAGAGATGCTGGATCTGGGCGACGTGCTGGTTTCCATCCTTGAGGAAAGGGAATCCCACGCCTCCTACTTTCTGCAGCGGGAGGGGATAAGCCGTCTATCCATCCTTGAATATATCTCCCACGGCATTGCCTCGCCTGCGGGGGCGGAGGAAACGCGACGAGGGGGCGCTGGATCTCAGCCAGGGGAAAATGCCCAGGAGGACAGGGAAAAGCAGAACAAGTTCCTTCGCTCTTTCACGACGGAACTGGTGGCAAAGGCCCGGGCCGGCGAGATGGATCCGCTGGTCGGCAGGGAAGAGGTCCTGCAGCGGACAATCCAGGTTCTCTGCCGGCGCTTCAAGAACAATCCGGTGCACGTCGGCGAACCGGGAGTCGGAAAAACGGCGATCACCGAGGGGCTGGCCCAGCTTGTCGCAAGCGGGATGGTTCCCCAGAAACTTAAAAATGTGGAAATATATTCGCTTGATATGGGATCGGTTCTGGCGGGCACCCGTTTTCGCGGTGATTTCGAAGAGCGCCTGAAACGCATCCTCGCCGAGCTGCAGAAAAAGGAAAACGCTGTCCTCTTTATCGATGAAATCCATAATATTATCGGCGCCGGGGCGGTTTCCAGCGGTTCGCTCGACGCCTCCAACATCCTGAAGCCGGCCCTCGTTTCGGGAAAACTGCGCTGCATCGGTTCGACCACCTACGACGAATACCGGAAATATTTCGAAAAAGACGGCGCCCTGTCGCGGCGCTTCCAGAAGGTTGAGGTCCCGGAACCCTCGGTCGAGGAGACGGTGCGGATACTGGAGGGAATCCGGCAGCGGTATGAGACATACCACCAGGTCTCTTACACGGAGGATGCCCTCCGGATGGCCGCCGAGCTTTCCGGCCGGTATATCAGCGATCGCCGTCTGCCGGACAAGGCGATCGATGTGATCGACGAGGCGGGCGCCCTGATCTCGATGAACTTTCAGGAGGCCGAAAAGGCGGCTGAAGCCGCGGCAATCGGCGTCGAGGAGATTGAAAAGGTTGTCGCCCGCATCGCCCGAATACCCGAGCGGACGGTTTCCTCCACGGAGGTGGAAAAACTTCGCGATCTCGAAGGTGAGTTGAAGGCCCGGGTTTTTGGGCAGGATGAGGCGGTGACCCGGGTTGTGGAGTCAATCAAGCGGGCGCGGGCGGGTTTCCGCGAGCCTGATAAGCCGGTTGCTTCGCTGCTCTTTGTGGGACCGACCGGGGTCGGGAAGACCGAACTGGCCCGCCAGCTTGCCTCAATCCTCGGTTTGCCGCTCTTGCGTTTCGACATGGGCGAGTATCAGGAAAAGCACGCCGTCGCGAAATTCGTCGGGGCCCCTCCCGGATATGTCGGCTATGAAGAGGGCGGGCTCCTTACCGAATCCATTCGCAAGAACCCGCACGCCGTTCTGCTTCTCGACGAGATCGAGAAGGCGCATGAGGACGTCTTCAACTCGCTGCTTTCGATCATGGACTACGCAACCCTGACCGACAACAACGGGAAAAAGGCCGATTTCAGGAATGTCGTTCTCTTGATGACCTCGAACGCCGGCGCGCGGGAGATCGGCCGGCAGACGATCGGCTTCGAGGGGCAGCCGATCCAGCGCAATGCCGTTTATAAGGCCCTCGAGCGCACCTTTTCGCCGGAATTCCGCAACCGCCTGGATGCCGTCGTCAACTTCAACGCCCTGAATGATGAGATTGTCCTGCGAATTGTCAAAAAGGCCATCGCCGAATTCTCCGGGCAGCTTGTCGCCAAAAAGGTGCTGTTCACGGTTAGCGACGAATGCTATGCCTGGCTTGCCCGTCGGGGTTATTCCGCGGAGTTCGGGGCGAGGGAGATAGCGCGGCTGGTCCAGGAGAAGATCAAGGGGTTCTTTGTAGAAGAGGTGCTTTTCGGCAGCCTGCGCGAGGGCGGCGAAGCCGTTGCGACGATTGAAAAAGATGATGTCGTAATCAGGGTAACCCATGCCGGTATATCTCCTGACCGATGA
- the aat gene encoding leucyl/phenylalanyl-tRNA--protein transferase: MPVYLLTDEPLFPPVELADPEGLLAVGGDLSPQRLLAAYHAGIFPWYSEGEPLLWWSPDPRFVLFPEELHVSRSMRQFLKKGVVTITFDQAFKEVIFACGSLPRPGQDGTWITTEIIDSYNNLHKLGFAHSVEAWDSEKLVGGLYGVSLGRVFFGESMFSAIPNASKAALIALVSFLRERGFDLIDCQMETRHLGSLGGRLVSRAEFCRMLQASLRHETLQKNWGESEA; the protein is encoded by the coding sequence ATGCCGGTATATCTCCTGACCGATGAGCCTCTCTTCCCTCCGGTGGAACTCGCTGACCCGGAGGGGCTACTGGCCGTAGGCGGCGATTTGTCGCCCCAGCGGCTTCTTGCCGCTTATCATGCGGGCATTTTCCCCTGGTACAGCGAAGGCGAGCCGCTCCTCTGGTGGTCGCCGGATCCCCGTTTTGTCCTTTTCCCGGAAGAACTGCACGTTTCCCGGAGCATGAGGCAGTTTCTGAAAAAGGGCGTCGTTACGATAACCTTTGACCAGGCGTTCAAGGAGGTGATCTTCGCCTGTGGCAGCCTGCCGCGTCCCGGGCAGGACGGAACCTGGATCACCACGGAAATCATTGATTCCTATAACAATCTCCACAAACTCGGTTTTGCCCACTCCGTCGAGGCCTGGGACAGCGAAAAACTGGTCGGAGGCCTCTACGGCGTATCGCTGGGCCGCGTGTTTTTCGGCGAATCGATGTTTTCGGCAATCCCGAACGCCTCAAAGGCTGCCTTGATCGCGCTTGTTTCTTTTCTGCGCGAGCGGGGGTTTGACCTCATCGATTGTCAGATGGAAACCAGACACCTGGGAAGTCTGGGGGGCCGCCTTGTTTCCCGGGCAGAATTCTGCCGTATGCTGCAAGCTTCTCTGCGGCATGAGACTTTGCAAAAAAACTGGGGAGAAAGCGAAGCTTGA
- a CDS encoding fructose-1,6-bisphosphatase: MGEGICDYTRFMVDLRRHMWLEGVETELRRLIWQIAVTGKYISAKIHESNRKLAGFQNLYGEEQLSLDRSADEILKIQLQYSGFVREYASEEQNSVIPIGGKGTEQYFVTADPLDGSSLVDTNLAIGTIIGIHKESMFACGKDTMVAALYITYGPLITMVYSAGNGTHEFVLNREGEYVLSQANIRMKEKGSIYSPGGIRRDCEEGHVKYLEYLEAEGYKLRYSGGFVPDINQILIKKGGVFTYPALKKNPRGKLRMLFELQPLAFIVEQAGGSATNGHEDILSLRIDDLDQRCPVYIGSRFEVAKAKEFLTA, translated from the coding sequence ATGGGCGAGGGAATATGCGATTACACCAGGTTTATGGTTGATTTACGGCGTCACATGTGGTTGGAAGGCGTGGAAACAGAGTTGCGCCGGCTTATCTGGCAGATTGCCGTTACCGGAAAGTACATCTCAGCCAAAATCCATGAGTCCAACAGAAAACTGGCCGGGTTCCAGAACCTCTACGGGGAGGAGCAGCTTTCTCTCGACAGGAGCGCGGATGAAATTCTCAAGATTCAGCTTCAGTACTCAGGCTTTGTCAGGGAGTACGCCTCCGAGGAGCAGAACAGCGTCATTCCGATAGGCGGCAAGGGAACGGAGCAGTATTTCGTCACGGCCGATCCGCTGGACGGCTCTTCCTTGGTCGATACCAACCTCGCAATTGGCACCATCATCGGCATCCACAAGGAATCGATGTTTGCCTGCGGCAAGGATACGATGGTGGCGGCGCTGTACATAACCTACGGTCCGCTGATTACGATGGTATATTCAGCCGGCAACGGAACCCATGAGTTTGTCCTCAACCGGGAAGGCGAATACGTACTTTCCCAGGCAAATATCAGGATGAAGGAAAAGGGTTCCATCTACAGCCCCGGCGGGATCAGGCGGGATTGTGAAGAGGGTCATGTCAAATATCTGGAATATCTGGAGGCCGAAGGGTACAAACTGCGCTACAGTGGTGGATTTGTCCCCGACATCAATCAGATACTGATAAAAAAGGGAGGGGTGTTCACCTACCCGGCCCTGAAAAAAAACCCCCGTGGCAAACTGCGGATGCTCTTTGAACTTCAGCCGCTGGCCTTCATTGTTGAACAGGCCGGAGGGAGCGCCACCAATGGCCATGAGGATATCCTCTCGCTGAGGATTGATGATCTCGATCAGCGCTGTCCTGTTTACATCGGCAGCCGCTTCGAGGTTGCCAAGGCGAAGGAATTCCTGACCGCATAA